DNA from Leptolyngbya iicbica LK:
TGCTGGCCGAAAACCGGAAAGTGTCAGCGGTCAAGCTGATCTATGACCGCACGGGTTGGAGCTTAAGAGCCGCCAAAGATTACGTCGAAAATTCCTTGTAGGGGCGAGGCATTCTCGCTGTGATGACTCTGGACCAAGTCAACACGTTGTTCCGAGAATGCCTCGCCCCTACGGTAAGGGTTTGGTCAGCCAAAGCGACTGGGTTTGGAACCCTAACTGGCGATATAGCGCGATCGCGCCCTCATTATCGGCAAACACCTGCAAGCCAATTTGGCGATCGCCGCGCGCCTGTGCCCAGGCTTGCGCGTGGTTTAACAACGCGGTGGCAATACCTTGGCGGCGATGCTCCGGCGCGACGTACACCGCCAACACATAGCTGTGGCGATCTCCCTGCTGCTGATCAACCGCATTGCCCAACCACAAAAATCCCACGGTTTGGCTGGGCGATGCGACAGTTTCCACCCACCACACCGGCGTTTCTGGCGAAAAATGCCGCTCCACCGTTGCCGCCAAATGCTGAAAGGTATTCGTGCCAACGGCTTCCTGATAGGTTTTGCCGAGAAACTTCACCAACAGGGCGCGATCGGTGCCCGTGCCGCGTCGGAGTTGGTAGCCTGCGATCGCAAAGGCCATCGATGCCAGCCTCGTTAGCTCAGGTCGTCGGGCTGCCCGGTCAACAACCAGGACACTGCGGGCAGCTCAGCATTGCGAGCGTCATCTACCTGCCCCACAGGTTCCTCAATGGGAGCCGGAGCCAGCATGTCACCCGGCAAAAAGATCCGCGCACTCACCGCCAGCATGGCAATCAAAAACGTGAGCACAATCAACAATGGCGCAATGTAAGCACGAAAAAAAGACATGGCGTTTCAAATAGAAGAACAATTGCAACCAAACAGGTATCACACCGTAGGGGCGAGGCATGCTCGGAAAAACGTTGTGATTAACCAGAGCGTTCCATCGAGCATGCCTCGCCCCCACCGGATCGCCCAATTCCCATCCTACCTGCTATCACAAACCATCCCCCACATCCTCTAAACCGGGGCGTGGCATCGGGGCAATGCGGGCGCGCTGCAAGCGTCGTAGCCACACCCCACCGAGCACCGCAATGATCAGGCCCAACCAACCCACCAGCGGTTGCAGCAACAAAAAGCCACCGATCGCAAACATGGTGCCAAACAGCAGCCCAATGGCCGCAATCACCTGCTGCCCCTGCAAGAG
Protein-coding regions in this window:
- a CDS encoding GNAT family N-acetyltransferase, whose translation is MAFAIAGYQLRRGTGTDRALLVKFLGKTYQEAVGTNTFQHLAATVERHFSPETPVWWVETVASPSQTVGFLWLGNAVDQQQGDRHSYVLAVYVAPEHRRQGIATALLNHAQAWAQARGDRQIGLQVFADNEGAIALYRQLGFQTQSLWLTKPLP